One window from the genome of Deinococcus sp. NW-56 encodes:
- a CDS encoding metallophosphoesterase produces the protein MTPVSSAPPLWVVGDVHGVPGKLRTLLRGAGLIGEDAGWAGGVAHLVFLGDYLDRGPDGAGVVRLVRALEAQAPLAGGRVTALLGNHEVMLLGAQRFAPGRRDPHGLREYWLENGGQPADLRGLTGDDLAWLAARPALARAGRWLLLHADSPLYLELGPSVEAVNAAVRRRLQGDDPYAWARFASDFAARYAFAEPGGEAAVEALLGTFGGQRLAHGHTPVPLLLGGGSGWPPGPGEPLTYRGGRCVALDSAMAYRPEAGFLARLGPRGVEEVVSLGQAGQRALHSGA, from the coding sequence ATGACCCCGGTGTCTTCCGCGCCCCCCCTCTGGGTGGTGGGCGACGTGCACGGGGTGCCGGGCAAGCTGCGGACGCTGCTGCGTGGCGCGGGATTGATCGGGGAAGATGCGGGCTGGGCGGGCGGCGTGGCCCACCTCGTCTTCCTGGGTGATTACCTCGACCGGGGACCGGACGGAGCCGGGGTGGTGCGGCTGGTGCGGGCGCTGGAGGCGCAGGCCCCGCTCGCGGGGGGGCGGGTGACCGCGCTGCTGGGCAATCACGAGGTGATGCTCTTGGGGGCTCAGCGCTTTGCCCCTGGCCGCCGGGACCCCCACGGCCTGCGCGAGTACTGGCTGGAAAATGGCGGCCAGCCCGCCGACCTGCGGGGGCTCACGGGGGACGACCTCGCGTGGCTGGCGGCGCGTCCCGCCCTGGCCCGCGCCGGGCGCTGGCTGCTGCTGCACGCCGACAGCCCGCTGTATCTGGAGCTGGGGCCGAGCGTGGAGGCCGTCAATGCCGCCGTGCGCCGCCGCCTTCAGGGAGACGACCCCTACGCCTGGGCACGCTTCGCCAGCGACTTCGCGGCCCGCTACGCCTTCGCGGAGCCGGGCGGCGAGGCGGCGGTGGAGGCGCTGCTGGGCACCTTCGGGGGGCAGCGGCTGGCGCACGGGCACACCCCGGTGCCGCTGCTGCTGGGGGGTGGGAGCGGGTGGCCCCCCGGTCCCGGCGAGCCGCTGACCTACCGGGGCGGGCGCTGCGTGGCCCTCGACAGCGCGATGGCCTACCGTCCGGAGGCGGGGTTCCTGGCCCGGCTGGGACCGCGCGGGGTGGAGGAGGTCGTCTCGCTGGGGCAGGCCGGACAGCGGGCGCTACACTCGGGCGCGTGA
- the hspR gene encoding heat shock protein transcriptional repressor HspR, fused homodimer type, which yields MPADAKHRPVYVISVAAELVDMHPQTLRLYERKGLIRPGRSSGKTRLYSERDIEHLREIRRLTQELGVNLAGVEEVMRLQHELDDLQGEFEAEIERLEDELRERATAPERMAEDGKLDPRDRPVYVISIAAELVDMHPQTLRLYERKQLIRPGRSSGKTRLYSERDIEHLREIRRLTQELGVNLAGVEEIMRLRHQLEGARSQMEGNVRRLQQDITDRMTSWRTLPAPQGEESDRLDEEAGTAPEPEAGELTR from the coding sequence ATGCCCGCCGACGCCAAGCACCGCCCCGTCTATGTGATCTCGGTCGCCGCCGAGCTGGTGGACATGCACCCCCAGACCCTGCGGCTGTACGAGCGCAAGGGCCTGATTCGGCCGGGCCGGAGCAGCGGCAAGACCCGGCTGTACAGTGAACGCGACATCGAGCACCTGCGCGAGATTCGCCGCCTGACCCAGGAACTCGGCGTCAACCTCGCCGGGGTCGAGGAAGTCATGCGCCTTCAGCACGAACTCGACGACCTTCAGGGCGAGTTCGAGGCCGAGATCGAGCGGCTCGAAGACGAGCTGCGCGAGCGGGCCACCGCCCCCGAGCGGATGGCCGAGGACGGCAAGCTCGACCCCAGGGACCGTCCCGTCTACGTGATCTCCATCGCCGCCGAGCTGGTGGACATGCACCCCCAGACCCTGCGGCTGTACGAGCGCAAGCAGCTTATCCGTCCGGGGCGCAGCAGCGGCAAGACCCGGCTGTACTCCGAGCGCGATATTGAGCACCTGCGCGAGATTCGCCGCCTGACCCAGGAACTCGGCGTCAATCTCGCCGGGGTCGAGGAGATCATGCGGCTGCGCCACCAACTCGAAGGCGCCCGCTCGCAGATGGAGGGCAACGTGCGGCGCCTCCAGCAGGACATCACCGACCGGATGACGAGCTGGCGCACCCTCCCCGCTCCCCAAGGCGAGGAGAGTGACCGTCTGGACGAGGAGGCCGGGACCGCGCCGGAACCGGAGGCCGGAGAGCTGACCCGATGA
- a CDS encoding dipeptidase, translating to MTPSQTDLAALLPREEAERELFDLLRIPSVSADPTHRGDMTRAAEFLQRKLASLGFAARVDPTAGHPLVYAERLNAPGQPTVLIYGHYDVQPEAPLEEWTTPPFEPTVRDGRIYARGSTDDKGQAYAHVRGVELLLSQGELPVNVKFLLEGEEEVGSPNLEPYLREHAEELKADVIVISDGSRFAPDVPTVTYGLRGLSYVEIHVQGANRDLHSGSYGGAAPNPINALAQIIAGLKDEQGRITIPGFYDGVEELTPEEREMWARLPHSDEEFAASIGVPALPGEAGYSTLERLWARPTLDVNGIWGGYQGEGSKTVIPAKAGAKVSMRLVPGQDPDRITRLIQDYVPTIAPAGVTAEVHAHHGGQPVKVDLDSPYVKAADRALTRVYGKPAAFGRTGGSIPIVAAFRSLLGAPVLLVDFGLNEDAPHSPNESFAVEDYHNGILTSAYLLQELAE from the coding sequence ATGACCCCATCTCAGACCGACCTCGCCGCCCTGCTCCCCCGCGAGGAGGCCGAGCGTGAGCTGTTCGACCTGCTGCGGATTCCCTCCGTCAGTGCCGACCCCACCCACCGGGGTGACATGACGCGGGCGGCCGAGTTCCTCCAGCGCAAGCTCGCGTCGCTGGGCTTCGCGGCGCGGGTGGACCCCACCGCCGGGCACCCGCTGGTGTATGCCGAGCGCCTGAACGCCCCCGGCCAGCCCACCGTGCTGATCTACGGGCACTACGACGTGCAGCCCGAGGCGCCGCTGGAGGAGTGGACCACCCCCCCCTTCGAGCCCACCGTGCGGGACGGGCGCATCTACGCCCGTGGTTCCACCGACGACAAGGGGCAGGCCTACGCCCACGTGCGCGGCGTCGAGCTGCTGCTCTCGCAGGGCGAACTGCCCGTGAACGTCAAGTTCCTGCTCGAAGGCGAGGAGGAGGTCGGCAGCCCCAACCTGGAACCCTACCTGCGCGAGCACGCCGAGGAGCTGAAGGCCGACGTGATCGTGATCTCGGACGGCAGCCGCTTCGCGCCCGACGTGCCCACCGTGACCTACGGCCTGCGCGGGCTGAGCTACGTGGAGATTCACGTGCAGGGGGCCAACCGTGACCTGCACTCGGGGTCCTACGGGGGGGCCGCACCCAACCCGATCAACGCGCTGGCACAGATCATCGCGGGGTTGAAGGATGAGCAGGGCCGCATCACCATCCCCGGCTTCTACGACGGGGTGGAGGAACTGACCCCCGAAGAGCGCGAGATGTGGGCGCGGCTCCCGCACTCCGACGAGGAGTTCGCGGCCTCCATCGGCGTTCCGGCCCTGCCCGGCGAGGCGGGGTACTCCACCCTGGAGCGCCTGTGGGCGCGGCCCACGCTGGATGTGAACGGGATCTGGGGCGGCTACCAGGGCGAGGGTAGCAAGACGGTGATTCCGGCCAAGGCGGGCGCGAAGGTGTCCATGCGGCTGGTGCCCGGCCAGGACCCCGACCGGATCACACGCCTCATCCAGGACTACGTGCCCACCATCGCACCCGCCGGAGTCACGGCGGAGGTACATGCGCACCACGGCGGGCAGCCCGTCAAGGTGGACCTCGACTCCCCCTACGTGAAGGCCGCCGACCGTGCCCTGACCCGCGTCTACGGCAAGCCCGCCGCCTTCGGGCGCACGGGCGGGAGCATCCCCATCGTGGCGGCCTTCCGGTCGCTGCTGGGCGCTCCCGTGCTGCTGGTCGACTTCGGCCTGAACGAGGACGCGCCGCACTCGCCCAACGAGAGCTTCGCCGTGGAGGACTATCACAACGGGATTCTGACGAGCGCGTACCTGTTGCAGGAGCTGGCGGAGTGA
- a CDS encoding phosphoribosylglycinamide formyltransferase, which translates to MRLGFLASHGGSAARFLTAACWDGRLDAVPVALASNNSGSPALAWAREAGLAGAHLSAARYPDPEALDAAILAFLRGAGVDTLVLSGYMKALGPRVLDAYAGRVLNIHPSLLPRHGGRGMYGDRVHAAVLASGDKESGATVHLVTAGIDEGPVLAQTRVPVLPGDTLETLKARVQATEGELLLSALRGLG; encoded by the coding sequence ATGCGCCTAGGCTTCCTCGCCTCCCACGGCGGCAGCGCGGCCCGGTTCCTGACCGCAGCATGCTGGGATGGGCGGCTGGACGCCGTGCCAGTTGCCCTCGCCAGCAACAACAGCGGCAGCCCCGCGCTGGCGTGGGCGCGGGAGGCGGGCCTGGCAGGAGCGCACCTCAGCGCAGCGAGGTACCCGGACCCGGAGGCGCTTGACGCAGCGATCCTGGCCTTCCTGCGCGGGGCAGGGGTGGACACGCTGGTCCTCAGCGGCTACATGAAGGCGCTGGGGCCACGGGTGCTGGACGCCTACGCGGGCCGGGTGCTGAACATCCACCCCAGCCTGCTGCCCCGGCACGGCGGGCGCGGGATGTACGGGGACCGGGTTCACGCGGCGGTCCTGGCGTCTGGAGATAAGGAGTCGGGCGCGACCGTCCACCTCGTCACGGCGGGAATTGACGAGGGGCCGGTGTTGGCGCAGACGCGGGTGCCCGTGCTCCCCGGCGATACCCTGGAGACCCTCAAGGCCCGCGTGCAAGCCACCGAGGGCGAGCTGCTGCTGTCGGCGCTGCGGGGGCTGGGATGA
- a CDS encoding DUF402 domain-containing protein — protein MKRKVFDLRPWSRALHHTQTVLHIPGFAIVDFTAHEVGRVLDVPFGERTIRILDHGFRWVRVHPTGTGEGTLGDALTAMLDASGEVRQLYVDIHGGEGLGEGGLPWCDDLYLDVVADWTPDGRVTEVHIIDGDELEEAVRAGLVTPALAEAAWERAREVEAALRAGTYPPLRVMTDYLRDPYT, from the coding sequence ATGAAGCGTAAGGTCTTCGACCTGCGGCCCTGGTCCCGTGCCCTGCACCACACCCAGACGGTGCTCCACATCCCCGGCTTCGCCATCGTGGACTTCACCGCCCACGAGGTCGGGCGCGTGCTGGACGTGCCGTTCGGGGAGCGGACGATCCGGATTCTGGACCACGGCTTCCGCTGGGTGCGCGTCCACCCGACGGGCACGGGCGAGGGCACGCTCGGGGACGCCCTGACCGCCATGCTGGACGCCTCGGGCGAGGTCCGGCAGCTCTACGTGGACATTCACGGGGGCGAGGGACTGGGGGAAGGCGGCCTGCCCTGGTGCGACGACCTCTATCTGGACGTGGTCGCGGACTGGACCCCGGACGGGCGCGTGACCGAAGTACACATCATCGACGGCGACGAGCTGGAGGAGGCGGTACGGGCCGGTCTGGTCACGCCCGCGCTGGCAGAGGCGGCCTGGGAGCGGGCGCGGGAGGTGGAGGCGGCGCTGCGGGCGGGAACGTACCCGCCGCTGCGGGTGATGACCGACTATCTGCGCGACCCCTATACCTGA
- a CDS encoding MFS transporter, producing MAEPPAAAVPAAAPALPLGRLFPLYAAQALATGATTVSTILAALVVGNLGFESLIGLPATLISASAALSAGLFGALMLSRGRRVGLASAFALGALGAGLGFAGARAGLLPVFLLGASLMGAAQGGYQQARYAAAESVPESRRGTALGLLMLMSVAGSLLMTGFSGGVERLGERLGTTPEVAGWLVGGGLLGVAALLMLVWRPVTGPAQRAVGSRPGFAATFRQPGVRSTALALATAQGLMVTLMSLTPHRAHEMGVDHAGVAALISGHIVGMFGFGWLTGPLIDRLGVRVGYVGGSVLLAAAALSATLPGAAWLGVSMFVLGLGWNLAFVAGSKALSRHPAAQGLTDGLGYVAAGAGTLLGGLVIAQLGFPALAYACAGLALLPLWSAWRAGRG from the coding sequence GTGGCTGAGCCGCCCGCCGCTGCCGTTCCTGCCGCCGCCCCTGCCCTCCCGCTCGGGCGGCTTTTTCCGCTGTACGCGGCGCAGGCGCTGGCGACCGGGGCGACCACCGTCAGCACCATCCTCGCGGCGCTGGTGGTCGGCAACCTGGGCTTCGAGTCCCTGATCGGCCTGCCCGCCACTTTAATCAGCGCGTCGGCGGCGCTCTCGGCGGGCCTGTTCGGGGCGCTGATGCTCTCGCGGGGGCGGCGGGTGGGGCTGGCTTCGGCCTTCGCGCTGGGGGCACTGGGAGCGGGACTGGGCTTTGCGGGAGCGCGGGCGGGCCTGCTTCCCGTCTTTCTACTGGGGGCTTCGCTGATGGGCGCGGCGCAGGGCGGGTATCAACAGGCCCGCTACGCCGCCGCCGAGAGCGTCCCCGAGTCGCGCCGGGGCACCGCCCTGGGCCTCCTGATGCTGATGAGCGTGGCCGGGTCGCTGCTGATGACGGGCTTCTCCGGCGGGGTGGAGCGCCTGGGTGAGCGGCTGGGCACCACCCCGGAGGTCGCCGGATGGCTGGTCGGCGGCGGGCTGCTGGGGGTGGCGGCCCTCCTGATGCTGGTGTGGCGCCCGGTGACAGGTCCGGCGCAGCGGGCTGTGGGATCGCGTCCGGGCTTTGCGGCCACCTTCCGGCAGCCCGGCGTGCGCTCCACCGCCCTCGCCCTCGCCACCGCGCAGGGCCTGATGGTCACCCTGATGAGTCTGACCCCCCACCGCGCCCACGAGATGGGCGTGGACCACGCCGGGGTCGCCGCGCTGATCTCGGGGCACATCGTCGGCATGTTCGGCTTCGGCTGGCTGACCGGGCCGCTGATCGACCGCCTGGGGGTGCGGGTGGGGTATGTGGGCGGCTCGGTGCTGTTGGCGGCGGCGGCCCTCAGCGCGACGCTGCCGGGGGCCGCGTGGCTGGGCGTCAGCATGTTTGTGCTGGGGCTGGGGTGGAACCTGGCCTTCGTGGCGGGCAGCAAGGCGCTCTCGCGCCACCCGGCCGCGCAGGGTCTGACCGACGGGCTGGGCTATGTGGCCGCCGGGGCGGGGACGTTGCTGGGCGGCCTCGTGATCGCGCAGCTCGGGTTTCCGGCGCTGGCCTACGCGTGCGCGGGGCTGGCGCTGCTGCCGCTGTGGAGCGCTTGGCGGGCGGGACGGGGGTAA
- a CDS encoding cobalamin B12-binding domain-containing protein — protein MEDRRIRVLIAKPGMDGHDRGAKVVARALRDAGMEVVYTGLRQTAEMIVNAALQEDVDAIGLSVLSGAHMHYFREVSALLRERGAEDIILFGGGIIPDQDLPKLEELGVGRVFTPGASTEDAATYLKTAVAERWAAQGG, from the coding sequence ATGGAAGATCGCCGCATCAGGGTCTTGATCGCCAAGCCCGGCATGGACGGCCACGACCGGGGGGCCAAGGTGGTGGCCCGCGCCCTGCGCGACGCCGGGATGGAAGTCGTGTACACCGGCCTGCGCCAGACTGCCGAGATGATCGTGAACGCCGCCCTGCAAGAGGACGTGGACGCTATCGGCCTCAGCGTGCTGTCGGGCGCCCACATGCACTATTTCCGCGAGGTGTCCGCGCTGCTCAGGGAGCGCGGCGCCGAGGACATTATCCTTTTCGGCGGGGGCATCATCCCCGATCAGGACCTCCCCAAGCTGGAGGAACTGGGCGTGGGCCGCGTGTTCACGCCGGGGGCCAGCACCGAGGACGCCGCCACCTACCTGAAGACCGCCGTTGCCGAACGCTGGGCCGCCCAGGGTGGCTGA
- the gltX gene encoding glutamate--tRNA ligase has protein sequence MPVVTRIAPSPTGDPHVGTAYIGLFNHTLAAQARARGEEGRFILRIEDTDRGRYVADSETRIFQMMQWLGLTPDESPLQGGPNGPYRQSERFDLYGDYARQLVASGHAYYAFETPEELAALREQAQGEGRVIAVPSRDLDPAAAQARVDAGEAAVIRLKVPREGQTVVNDRLRDPITFQNREIDDKVLLKADGFPTYHLANVVDDRQMEVTHVVRAEEWITSTPIHVLLYQAFGWPEPVWAHMPLLRNADKSKISKRKNPTSVEWYMDQGFLPEAMLNFLATMGWTHPEGQEIFDLAEFQRVFRLEDVTLGGPVFSLDKLKWMNGKYLREVLTEEEVAKRLHAYLASQKHDLPLDAYFRAVVRMMIPRMDVFSEFLEKTPYFWSEEYPVTEKAAKLLEEGRPFLPDLAARLKNLSAFDQATTEAALRAFAEERGLKPGKVMQPLRAAVAGTSESPGMFEMLEALGQERVVARVERAGR, from the coding sequence ATGCCTGTCGTCACCCGCATTGCCCCCAGTCCCACCGGAGACCCGCACGTCGGGACGGCCTATATCGGCCTCTTCAACCACACCCTCGCGGCGCAGGCCCGCGCACGCGGCGAGGAAGGCCGCTTCATCCTCCGCATTGAGGACACCGATCGGGGCCGCTACGTCGCGGACTCGGAGACCCGCATCTTCCAGATGATGCAGTGGCTGGGCCTGACCCCCGACGAGTCCCCGCTGCAAGGCGGTCCCAACGGTCCCTACCGCCAGAGCGAGCGCTTTGATCTGTACGGCGACTACGCCCGGCAACTCGTCGCCTCCGGGCACGCCTATTACGCCTTCGAGACGCCCGAGGAACTGGCCGCCCTGCGCGAGCAGGCGCAAGGTGAAGGCCGCGTGATCGCCGTCCCCAGCCGCGACCTTGACCCCGCCGCCGCGCAGGCCAGGGTGGACGCGGGCGAGGCCGCCGTCATTCGCCTGAAGGTGCCGCGCGAGGGCCAGACCGTCGTGAACGACCGGCTGCGCGACCCCATCACTTTCCAGAACCGCGAGATTGACGACAAGGTGCTGCTCAAAGCCGACGGCTTTCCCACCTACCACCTCGCTAACGTCGTGGACGATCGCCAGATGGAAGTCACCCACGTGGTCCGCGCCGAGGAGTGGATCACTTCCACGCCCATCCACGTGCTGCTGTACCAGGCTTTCGGCTGGCCCGAGCCCGTCTGGGCGCATATGCCGCTGCTGCGCAACGCCGACAAGTCCAAGATCAGCAAGCGCAAGAACCCCACCTCGGTCGAGTGGTACATGGACCAGGGCTTCCTGCCCGAAGCGATGCTGAACTTCCTCGCCACGATGGGCTGGACGCACCCGGAGGGCCAGGAGATCTTCGACCTCGCCGAATTCCAGCGCGTTTTCCGGCTGGAGGACGTGACCCTGGGCGGCCCGGTCTTCAGCCTCGACAAGCTGAAGTGGATGAATGGCAAGTACCTGCGCGAGGTGCTGACGGAGGAGGAGGTGGCGAAGCGGCTGCACGCGTACCTCGCCTCGCAGAAGCACGACCTCCCACTCGACGCTTACTTCCGCGCCGTCGTCCGGATGATGATTCCGCGCATGGACGTCTTTTCCGAGTTTCTGGAGAAGACCCCCTACTTCTGGTCCGAGGAGTACCCCGTCACCGAGAAGGCGGCGAAGCTGCTCGAGGAGGGACGCCCCTTCCTGCCCGACCTCGCCGCGCGGCTGAAGAACCTGTCCGCCTTCGATCAGGCCACGACCGAGGCGGCGCTGCGGGCCTTTGCCGAGGAACGCGGCCTCAAGCCCGGCAAGGTGATGCAGCCCCTGCGGGCGGCGGTCGCCGGAACGAGCGAAAGCCCCGGCATGTTCGAGATGCTCGAAGCGCTGGGGCAGGAGCGCGTGGTGGCGCGGGTGGAGCGGGCGGGCAGGTAA
- a CDS encoding flavin reductase family protein, with protein MLSAQTARFFGYYPGTVALVTAEHAGTRNVLSVGWHTALSAEPPLYGVAVGRERATHPLIVGSGHFGVNFLPFAAARAVQGAGVLSLHDGPDKFVRLGLETLPDAGLALAGAYLHYTCEVAEVVPTGDHDLFVGRVTGVRYDPAMYDDSGLFAGEAAVYLGRSAYVTTTHERVAYPPEVFGD; from the coding sequence ATGCTCTCCGCCCAGACCGCCCGCTTTTTCGGCTACTACCCCGGCACCGTCGCCCTCGTGACCGCCGAGCACGCGGGGACGCGCAACGTGCTCAGTGTGGGGTGGCACACGGCCCTGAGCGCCGAGCCGCCGCTGTACGGGGTGGCGGTGGGGCGGGAACGGGCGACCCACCCGCTGATCGTGGGGAGCGGGCACTTCGGCGTGAACTTCCTGCCCTTTGCGGCGGCTCGGGCGGTGCAGGGGGCAGGCGTGCTGAGCCTACACGACGGCCCAGACAAGTTCGTGCGGCTGGGGCTGGAGACGCTGCCCGACGCTGGGCTGGCCCTCGCTGGGGCCTACCTGCACTACACCTGCGAGGTGGCGGAGGTGGTGCCCACCGGGGACCACGACCTCTTCGTGGGGCGGGTGACGGGGGTGCGGTACGACCCGGCGATGTACGACGACTCCGGGCTGTTCGCGGGCGAGGCCGCCGTGTACCTGGGGCGCAGCGCCTACGTGACAACGACGCACGAGCGGGTGGCCTACCCGCCGGAAGTCTTCGGCGACTGA